The following coding sequences lie in one Arachis ipaensis cultivar K30076 chromosome B05, Araip1.1, whole genome shotgun sequence genomic window:
- the LOC107642745 gene encoding protein RER1A codes for MDVGSTGDTSADYFSPDGAISRWKFTVSRKYQHFLDKTTPHMLRRWIGSLIIACIYVLRVYLIQGFYVVSYGLGIYMLNLLIGFLSPQVDPGIQELYDGATLPTRGSDEFRPFVRRLPEFKFWYSITKAFCIAFVMTFFSVFDVPVFWPILLFYWVVLFTLTMRRQISHMIKYKYVPFSFGKQRYDGKKASAESAGHSMD; via the exons ATGGACGTGGGATCAACCGGCGACACCTCCGCTGACTATTTCTCACCGGATGGCGCCATATCGCGATGGAAATTCACGGTGTCGAGGAAGTACCAACATTTCCTCGACAAGACCACGCCGCACATGCTCCGCCGCTGGATTGGTTCCTTGATCATCGCTTGTATCTACGTTCTGCGCGTATACTTGATCCAAGGCTTCTACGTCGTCTCCTACGGCCTCGGAATCTACATGCTCAACCTCCTCATCGGCTTCCTTTCCCCTCAGGTTGATCCCGGAATTCAGGAACTCTACGACGGTGCCACTCTCCCCACCAGGGGCTCCGATGAGTTCCGTCCCTTCGTTCGCCGCCTCCCTGAGTTCAAGTTCTG GTATTCAATCACGAAGGCATTTTGCATTGCCTTTGTGATGACTTTCTTTAGTGTGTTTGATGTTCCAGTGTTTTGGCCAATACTCCTTTTCTACTGGGTAGTCTTATTCACACTTACCATGAGAAGACAGATATCACATATGATCAAATACAAATATGTGCCATTCTCATTTGGGAAACAG CGCTATGATGGAAAGAAAGCATCGGCTGAAAGCGCAGGCCATTCAATGGACTAA
- the LOC107640053 gene encoding UPF0481 protein At3g47200 → MVMVTREDVEDASKEVIDHFIKHQDLSAKFMAVLAILLDDTASIGSIKTLHSSQNSQFNQPSKFTNSTSSSVSSQTSNRTTSPPPPTPFYNLTAFMDVPSSISDPNWYPNTGASHHIAINEDEEKSAESEWVISMNEKLEQANQDDAASSWAKLSIYKIPHYIRDGGDDKAFAPQIVSLGPYHHGKRRLRQMDRHKWRSLNRVLKRTKQDIRLYLDSMKEIEEKARACYEGPISLSSNEFVEMLVLDGCFVLELFRGATEGFTQLGYSRNDPVFAMRGSMHSIQRDMIMLENQLPLFVLDRLVGIQLGNPDLKGLVANLALRFFDPLMPTDEPLTKSDRNKLESSLRSTDTFDPLSDQGGLHCLDVFRRSLLRTGPQPAPRIWIKRRSNNRVADKRRQQLIHCVTELKEAGITFKKRKTDRFWDIKFKDGILRMPRLLIHDGTKSLFLNLIAFEQCHLDCSNDITSYVIFMDNLINSPGDVGYLHYCGIIEHWLGSDAEVADLFNRLCQEVVFDINNSYLSPLSEDVNRYYNHRWNTWCASLRHNYFSNPWAIISLVAAVVLLLLTFAQTYYTIYGYYRPPQ, encoded by the exons ATGGTTATGGTGACGAGAGAGGATGTGGAGGACGCTTCCAAAGAGGTAATAGATCATTTTATCAAGCATCAAGACCTTAGTGCCAAGTTTATGGCCGTTTTGGCCATATTGCTTGATGACACTGCTTCAATCGGTTCAATCAAGACACTCCACtcatcacaaaattcacaattcAATCAACCATCTAAATTTACCAATTCTACATCATCTTCAGTTTCTTCACAAACAAGCAATCGCACAACATCACCTCCTCCACCAACTCCTTTTTACAACCTCACTGCCTTTATGGATGTTCCTTCCTCTATATCTGATCCAAATTGGTATCCCAATACTGGAGCTTCACACCAT ATTGCCATCAATGAAGATGAAGAGAAGTCAGCAGAGTCTGAATGGGTGATCTCCATGAATGAAAAACTAGAACAGGCTAATCAAGACGATGCAGCGAGTTCATGGGCCAAACTATCAATATACAAAATCCCTCACTACATAAGAGATGGTGGCGATGACAAAGCTTTTGCACCACAAATTGTGTCATTAGGACCTTACCACCATGGCAAAAGGCGCCTTCGCCAAATGGACCGGCACAAATGGCGTTCCCTTAATCGTGTCCTTAAGCGTACCAAGCAGGACATTAGGCTTTATCTTGATTCAATGAAAGAGATAGAAGAGAAAGCGCGCGCCTGCTATGAAGGGCCAATCAGTTTGAGCAGCAATGAGTTTGTGGAGATGTTGGTTCTTGATGGTTGTTTTGTCCTTGAGCTATTTAGAGGAGCTACTGAAGGGTTCACACAACTCGGCTATTCTAGGAACGATCCGGTTTTCGCAATGCGTGGATCGATGCATTCCATTCAGAGAGACATGATCATGCTAGAAAATCAGCTTCCCTTGTTTGTGTTAGACCGCCTTGTAGGAATTCAACTAGGTAACCCTGACCTGAAAGGACTTGTTGCCAATCTAGCACTCAGATTCTTTGACCCTTTGATGCCAACAGATGAGCCATTAACAAAAAGTGACAGAAACAAATTGGAATCGTCGCTTAGAAGCACTGATACCTTTGATCCTTTATCTGATCAAGGTGGTCTTCACTGCCTTGATGTGTTCAGGAGAAGTCTCTTGCGCACAGGGCCTCAACCAGCACCAAGAATTTGGATCAAACGCAGGTCTAATAATAGAGTTGCTGACAAACGGCGCCAGCAACTGATACATTGTGTCACAGAGCTTAAGGAGGCTGGAATCAcattcaagaagaggaagaccgaCCGCTTCTGGGACATCAAATTCAAGGATGGTATTCTGAGAATGCCACGGCTCTTGATCCACGATGGCACAAAGTCTTTGTTCCTCAACCTCATTGCTTTTGAGCAGTGCCATCTAGATTGTAGCAATGACATTACTTCTTATGTGATCTTCATGGACAACTTGATCAACTCTCCGGGGGACGTAGGGTACCTTCATTACTGTGGGATAATTGAGCACTGGCTTGGAAGTGATGCTGAAGTAGCCGACCTGTTTAATCGCTTATGCCAAGAGGTAGTATTTGACATCAATAACAGTTACCTTTCACCATTGTCAGAGGATGTGAATAGGTATTACAACCACAGAtggaacacttggtgtgcaagctTGAGACACAATTATTTCAGCAATCCCTGGGCCATTATTTCTTTGGTTGCTGCTGTTGTATTGTTGCTGCTCACCTTTGCACAAACATATTATACTATATATGGATATTACAGACCACCACAGTAA